From a single Mycolicibacterium mengxianglii genomic region:
- a CDS encoding Rv1535 domain-containing protein, translating to MEGVSTPVGAGSADPVSVVAHVIEIPLRELYALLWRLGVVDIDD from the coding sequence GTGGAAGGTGTGTCCACCCCTGTAGGCGCCGGTTCCGCGGACCCGGTCTCGGTCGTCGCCCACGTCATCGAAATACCGTTGCGTGAGTTGTACGCACTGTTGTGGCGGCTGGGTGTCGTCGACATCGACGACTGA